Proteins from a genomic interval of Clostridium sp. AN503:
- a CDS encoding CPBP family intramembrane glutamic endopeptidase, with protein MDKKISIQFTTLTFLIAYSVAGILVIAGKFGYSVFGWVSTFQQFLINVPFSIYILLPAIASYFVLKKNSRVTGMKEWLKTVFYVKNNVSVYLIVTAGLALYFGMHMAVSDRAEMTLPFYTFFLFLPGGLMIGGMEEAGWMYVLQPELDKKYGFVLASLFAGVIWIFWHIPLFFIPGTGHYEGSIHFWMFQVQVMAISFFRGAVYKISGKGYVFVFVLFHTMFNAMAPIFSTATMTWAGTAAANAALILLSVAAVLVYPLSRTVRLPGKGLRCGMHSGYDKKGGEMKRTPKAKKNFPE; from the coding sequence ATGGATAAGAAAATCAGCATACAGTTTACGACGCTTACATTTCTCATTGCCTATAGTGTGGCAGGTATCCTGGTTATTGCAGGGAAGTTTGGCTATTCAGTTTTCGGTTGGGTCAGTACATTTCAACAGTTCCTTATAAATGTCCCTTTTTCCATTTATATTTTATTACCTGCGATTGCTTCATATTTTGTTTTGAAGAAGAATAGCAGGGTAACAGGTATGAAAGAATGGCTCAAAACCGTTTTTTATGTAAAAAACAATGTCTCTGTTTACCTGATCGTAACAGCAGGCCTTGCGCTGTATTTTGGTATGCATATGGCTGTATCTGATCGCGCGGAGATGACGCTTCCATTTTATACGTTCTTTCTCTTTCTGCCGGGAGGGCTGATGATCGGCGGTATGGAGGAAGCGGGATGGATGTATGTGCTGCAGCCAGAGCTGGACAAAAAATATGGTTTTGTTTTAGCATCTTTGTTTGCTGGAGTAATCTGGATCTTTTGGCACATACCTCTTTTCTTTATCCCCGGAACAGGTCATTATGAGGGATCCATTCATTTTTGGATGTTTCAGGTCCAGGTAATGGCAATCAGCTTTTTCAGAGGGGCAGTCTACAAAATATCAGGAAAAGGCTATGTGTTTGTATTTGTGCTTTTTCATACTATGTTCAATGCAATGGCTCCCATATTCAGCACAGCGACTATGACCTGGGCGGGAACGGCTGCGGCCAATGCTGCATTGATCCTTCTTTCAGTGGCTGCCGTTTTGGTCTATCCTTTATCGCGCACAGTTCGCCTGCCAGGTAAGGGCCTGCGTTGTGGGATGCATTCAGGGTATGACAAAAAGGGCGGGGAAATGAAGCGAACCCCAAAAGCAAAAAAGAATTTTCCAGAATAA
- a CDS encoding sigma-70 family RNA polymerase sigma factor, translated as MNDRQFEDNIGRICRNDREGLKNIYEDYCPLIYSVVLELVQNREDAEDVASEFFIRLWDIAPGYRPGNGHRAWLLTIARNMAIDHLRKRRKEDLTAEIPDYLQAGEDFPEDRLCHKLSLEQALKTLKEEEREIVNLKIMGELTFKEIAGLLKKPQGTVAWCYRTAIQKLKEVQL; from the coding sequence ATGAATGACCGGCAGTTTGAGGACAACATCGGCCGGATCTGCAGAAACGACAGGGAGGGGCTTAAGAACATCTATGAAGATTACTGCCCCCTGATCTATTCTGTAGTTCTGGAGCTTGTGCAAAACCGGGAGGATGCGGAGGATGTGGCTTCGGAGTTTTTCATCCGGCTGTGGGATATCGCACCCGGTTACCGTCCCGGAAACGGGCACCGGGCATGGCTTTTGACCATAGCCCGGAACATGGCTATTGATCATCTGCGAAAGCGCAGGAAAGAGGACCTGACTGCGGAAATTCCGGATTATCTGCAGGCGGGCGAGGACTTCCCGGAGGACCGTCTCTGTCATAAGCTCAGCCTTGAGCAGGCATTAAAGACACTGAAGGAGGAAGAAAGGGAAATTGTCAATCTAAAGATCATGGGCGAGCTGACGTTCAAAGAGATCGCAGGTCTTTTGAAAAAGCCGCAGGGCACCGTAGCCTGGTGTTACCGGACGGCGATCCAGAAGTTAAAGGAGGTGCAGCTTTAA
- a CDS encoding von Willebrand factor type A domain-containing protein yields the protein MKRKNNRIYKGTCFLTAAALLCGCAGAPSHVAEGTRAASPTMAAATTAAAAAGAAADEAWPMEGASETWEADPEGTGRRGNPSLSMKYQEAYKNEDFNTEEYSYISENGYKNVMEEPLSTFSIDVDTAAYSNVRRMIRNGENIPADAVRIEEMINYFDYDYPEPESDDPFSVTTEYSECPWNPENRLLMIGLQAKEIDFDNRPAFNFVFLLDVSGSMYSDDKLPLVQKAFSMLAENLTEKDRVSIVTYAGYESVVLNGVRGSETPVIIDALESLEAGGSTAGAAGIQKAYELAQEYFIPGGNNRVILATDGDLNVGLTSEGELTRLIKEKKKSGVHLSVIGVGTGNLKDNKMEALADNGDGNYNYIDSVFEAKKVLVDEMGGTLITVAKDVKIQVEFNPEKVAGYRLVGYENRLLNQEDFNNDKVDAGEIGSGHTMTALYEIVPAKGAGAQSTQLKYQTSGETAGSSELLTVSLRYKAPNGDKSRLISHPVEADSYAQTMSENLAFASAVAEFGMVLRDSENRGNATFDSVMALAEPCVHADSDSYRKEFLELVQMAEKRYR from the coding sequence ATGAAAAGAAAAAATAACCGGATTTACAAAGGGACCTGTTTTTTGACAGCGGCAGCTCTGCTTTGCGGATGTGCAGGCGCTCCCTCGCATGTGGCGGAAGGGACCAGGGCGGCATCGCCAACCATGGCAGCTGCCACAACAGCGGCGGCGGCGGCCGGAGCTGCTGCGGATGAAGCCTGGCCCATGGAAGGCGCTTCGGAGACCTGGGAAGCGGACCCGGAGGGGACTGGCCGGAGGGGGAATCCTTCCCTGTCCATGAAATACCAGGAAGCTTACAAAAATGAGGATTTTAACACAGAGGAGTACAGCTATATTTCCGAAAACGGATATAAAAATGTGATGGAGGAACCATTGTCCACGTTTTCCATCGATGTGGATACGGCTGCCTACAGTAACGTCCGCCGTATGATCCGCAATGGGGAAAACATCCCGGCGGACGCGGTCCGGATTGAAGAAATGATCAATTATTTTGACTATGATTATCCGGAGCCGGAGAGTGACGACCCGTTCTCCGTCACGACCGAGTATTCAGAATGCCCGTGGAATCCGGAAAACCGTCTTTTGATGATCGGGCTGCAGGCCAAAGAGATCGATTTTGACAATCGTCCGGCCTTTAATTTCGTTTTCCTGCTGGATGTGTCCGGATCCATGTATTCGGACGATAAACTGCCGCTGGTGCAGAAGGCATTTTCCATGCTGGCGGAAAATCTGACGGAAAAGGACCGGGTTTCCATTGTGACCTATGCGGGCTATGAATCGGTGGTCTTAAATGGAGTCCGGGGCAGTGAGACCCCGGTGATCATTGACGCGCTGGAGAGTCTGGAGGCAGGCGGTTCCACTGCCGGAGCGGCAGGCATCCAGAAGGCATATGAGCTGGCACAGGAATATTTTATACCGGGAGGGAACAACCGGGTGATCCTGGCTACGGATGGGGATCTGAATGTGGGGCTCACCAGTGAGGGAGAGCTGACCCGGCTGATCAAAGAAAAAAAGAAAAGCGGGGTGCATTTGTCTGTCATTGGCGTGGGCACCGGCAATTTAAAGGATAACAAGATGGAAGCCCTGGCGGACAACGGCGACGGCAATTATAATTATATCGACAGCGTTTTTGAGGCAAAGAAGGTGTTGGTGGATGAGATGGGCGGAACCCTGATCACCGTTGCGAAGGACGTCAAGATCCAGGTGGAGTTCAATCCTGAGAAGGTGGCGGGTTACCGGCTGGTGGGTTATGAAAACCGGCTCCTGAACCAGGAGGATTTTAACAATGACAAGGTGGACGCGGGGGAGATCGGCTCCGGGCATACGATGACCGCCCTGTATGAGATCGTACCGGCAAAAGGAGCGGGAGCACAGAGCACACAGCTTAAATACCAGACGTCCGGGGAGACCGCGGGCAGCAGTGAGCTTCTGACAGTCAGCCTGCGGTACAAAGCGCCAAACGGTGACAAGAGCAGGCTGATCAGTCATCCGGTGGAGGCGGACAGCTATGCGCAAACCATGTCTGAGAACCTGGCCTTTGCCTCTGCGGTAGCAGAGTTCGGCATGGTACTCAGAGACAGTGAGAACCGGGGAAATGCCACCTTTGACAGCGTGATGGCCCTGGCAGAACCGTGTGTCCACGCGGATTCGGACAGCTACAGAAAGGAATTTTTAGAGCTGGTGCAGATGGCAGAAAAGCGGTACCGGTGA
- a CDS encoding YitT family protein yields MATRQIENPALRKAAEYGLITVSILIMVVGIYFFKFPNNFAFGGVTGFSTVVSQLTRWSAGDFTFIVSNGLLVLGFLFLGKDVGIKTVYASMLMSFGLSALERICPMPVPLTTEPMLELVFAIFLPAIGSAILFNIGASSGGTDIIAMILKKHTSMNIGTALLFVDILPVAMAFFVFGVTTGLYSSLGLMVKSLVIDGVIENINMCKCFNIICDDPDPICDFIINGLHRSATVYEAKGAFSHHSKTVIMTTMKRSQAVKLRNYIKRVEPEAFILISNSSEIIGKGFLTN; encoded by the coding sequence ATGGCTACACGGCAGATAGAGAATCCGGCTTTGCGAAAGGCTGCGGAGTATGGGCTGATCACGGTCAGCATTTTGATCATGGTGGTGGGAATTTATTTTTTCAAATTCCCGAACAATTTTGCGTTTGGAGGCGTGACCGGTTTTTCAACGGTGGTCAGCCAGTTAACCCGGTGGTCAGCCGGTGATTTTACGTTTATTGTGAGCAATGGTTTGCTGGTGCTGGGCTTTCTGTTTTTGGGGAAGGATGTTGGGATCAAGACGGTTTATGCCAGCATGCTCATGTCCTTTGGACTGTCGGCGCTGGAGCGGATCTGCCCGATGCCGGTTCCGCTGACCACGGAGCCGATGCTGGAGCTGGTTTTTGCAATCTTTCTTCCGGCTATAGGATCTGCGATCCTGTTTAATATCGGCGCTTCCAGCGGAGGGACGGATATCATCGCCATGATCTTGAAAAAGCACACCAGCATGAATATTGGAACGGCACTGTTGTTTGTGGATATACTGCCGGTGGCGATGGCGTTTTTTGTATTCGGGGTGACCACGGGGCTTTATTCTTCCCTGGGCCTTATGGTAAAATCCCTGGTGATCGACGGTGTGATCGAGAACATCAACATGTGCAAATGCTTCAATATCATCTGTGACGACCCGGATCCGATCTGTGATTTTATTATCAACGGGCTGCACCGGAGCGCGACCGTATATGAGGCGAAGGGAGCATTTTCCCATCACAGCAAGACGGTCATCATGACGACCATGAAGCGCAGCCAGGCGGTAAAGCTGCGCAATTATATCAAGAGAGTGGAGCCGGAGGCATTTATCCTGATCTCCAACTCCAGTGAGATCATTGGGAAGGGTTTTTTGACCAACTAG
- a CDS encoding AraC family transcriptional regulator — MEKYGPFYYYEVDSDHYFKIAHLNELLIGQDKAQIQGIWASHAKTLPVQLDNLYLCIGGLPRAIYRTFYGCNASRYMNIINAVKQEMASILHKHRCHGELFLFNYGQKQIVLLYSPSGGDTPDHHEIARQFSGQILAAYKKQLYEDQEQLQPFTVYSEKITDFEDISRTYDRMLQIHALNFFVNEPWVISVDDPRFHQNPVPYNDLLLILDLLKHAVMDRDESQAGLCIRQLFDKIRLSLNQDYLQDILHEIKSLMFKVAKTYQCSEAGIRSSCQLEKSPTLHALADALCSQMERLLLEAKKHPRLNPLTQKVIGYIQIHYREDITLPLLAKKVHVAPNYLSRVFNQDMGMSIPVYTNHVRIENAARLLQDDGLRISDVAFQAGFSDPHHFTRIFKKKYGMTPTAYRESFHKNV; from the coding sequence ATGGAAAAGTATGGACCTTTTTACTATTACGAGGTTGACAGCGACCACTATTTTAAAATAGCGCACTTAAATGAACTGCTCATAGGCCAGGACAAAGCACAGATCCAGGGGATATGGGCAAGCCACGCTAAAACGCTTCCGGTACAGCTGGACAATCTTTATCTATGCATCGGCGGACTGCCCCGCGCCATATACCGGACCTTCTATGGATGCAATGCAAGCCGCTACATGAATATCATAAATGCCGTAAAGCAGGAGATGGCCTCTATCCTGCATAAGCACCGGTGTCATGGAGAGCTCTTTCTGTTCAACTATGGGCAAAAACAGATAGTGCTCCTCTACTCTCCATCTGGAGGCGATACACCTGATCACCATGAAATCGCCAGGCAGTTCAGCGGACAGATCCTTGCAGCCTATAAAAAGCAGCTCTATGAAGATCAGGAACAGCTCCAGCCCTTTACTGTTTATTCAGAGAAGATCACGGATTTCGAGGATATTTCCAGAACCTATGACCGCATGCTGCAGATACATGCCCTGAATTTTTTTGTCAATGAACCGTGGGTGATCTCTGTGGATGATCCCCGTTTTCATCAGAATCCGGTCCCTTATAATGATCTGCTGCTGATCCTGGACCTGTTAAAGCATGCAGTCATGGACCGGGATGAGAGCCAGGCCGGACTCTGCATCCGTCAGTTATTTGACAAGATCCGCCTTTCCCTGAATCAGGATTACCTGCAGGATATCCTGCATGAGATCAAAAGCCTGATGTTCAAAGTCGCCAAAACCTATCAGTGCAGTGAGGCTGGAATCCGCAGCAGCTGCCAGCTTGAGAAGTCCCCCACCCTTCACGCCCTGGCTGACGCCCTGTGCAGCCAGATGGAACGCCTGCTCCTGGAAGCAAAAAAACATCCCAGATTAAATCCCCTGACCCAGAAGGTCATCGGCTACATCCAGATCCATTATCGGGAAGACATTACGCTTCCGCTGCTGGCAAAAAAAGTCCACGTGGCGCCAAACTACCTCAGCCGGGTATTCAATCAGGATATGGGCATGAGCATTCCCGTCTACACAAACCATGTCCGGATTGAAAATGCCGCCCGGCTGCTTCAGGACGACGGACTGCGGATTTCAGATGTGGCCTTCCAGGCAGGATTCTCGGATCCCCATCACTTTACCCGCATTTTTAAAAAGAAATACGGCATGACACCTACCGCCTATCGTGAATCCTTCCACAAAAACGTCTAG
- a CDS encoding flavocytochrome c produces the protein MKKRFLALLLGASMLASMTGCTQSQPTANQTTADAVQTGDEQPGAAAGLFKPGTYQAEANGMNGPVKVEVTVDAESILSVKILDHAETKGISDPAIERMPQAIVDGQSIAVDTVSGATITSGAILAAVKTALLDAGAAEDAISKAVEKKTQASGTIERTADVVIIGSGGAGMSAALEAIKAGGNVIVIEKMASAGGNTILAGSAMNAADPEQQKKQEMTSAQLDTIDSLLELPAKNDHMKAWQDAIRSDIETYRAENDTCLYDSPALHKLQTYVDGDYVANPELVEVFGDNALEGIHWLTELGTEWSDTITAAVGATWTRSHTPLQTFGSKGAGFVLPQLQEVEKLGGEILLEHTAQELLTENGRVVGVKGVTADGSEFIFKAEKGVILATGGFSANVEMREKYNTHWATLDESIPTSNGPQATGDGIIMAEAIGANLVGMEWIQMLPTTMKSFTPAIDSTILVNKEGKRFVKEDGRRDEISKATLEQPETKYWRIVDAHVTEDMLNGVAYTGEVIDEMVDNKGVFKADSLAELADMIGVPADELQNTVDEFNGFVESNGKGDPTGRTLFDQKIDKAPYYALVGLTKVHHTMGGVEINADTQVIDKDGNVIEGLFAAGEVTGGIHGSNRLGGNAISDAIVFGRLAGINVMK, from the coding sequence ATGAAAAAACGATTCCTGGCCTTATTGTTAGGGGCATCCATGCTGGCTTCCATGACCGGATGCACTCAAAGCCAGCCGACTGCAAACCAGACGACCGCGGATGCGGTCCAGACCGGCGACGAGCAGCCAGGCGCCGCCGCAGGTTTATTTAAGCCCGGTACCTACCAGGCCGAAGCCAACGGCATGAACGGCCCGGTCAAGGTAGAAGTCACTGTGGATGCAGAAAGCATCCTGTCCGTAAAGATCCTGGACCATGCTGAGACCAAAGGTATTTCTGATCCGGCCATCGAGCGTATGCCGCAGGCGATTGTTGACGGCCAGAGCATCGCCGTTGATACGGTTTCCGGAGCCACCATAACAAGCGGTGCCATCCTGGCTGCGGTAAAGACCGCGCTTTTAGATGCCGGCGCCGCCGAGGATGCGATCAGTAAAGCGGTTGAAAAGAAAACCCAGGCTTCCGGGACCATAGAACGCACTGCGGACGTGGTCATCATCGGTTCCGGCGGCGCGGGGATGAGCGCTGCTTTAGAAGCCATCAAAGCCGGCGGCAACGTGATCGTCATCGAAAAAATGGCTTCCGCCGGAGGCAACACGATCCTTGCCGGAAGCGCCATGAACGCAGCTGATCCGGAGCAGCAAAAAAAACAGGAAATGACCTCTGCCCAGTTAGATACCATCGACAGCCTGCTGGAGCTTCCTGCTAAAAATGATCACATGAAGGCATGGCAGGATGCGATCCGCAGTGATATCGAAACATACCGGGCTGAAAATGATACCTGCCTCTACGATTCGCCGGCGCTCCACAAGCTTCAAACCTACGTGGACGGCGATTATGTTGCTAATCCGGAGCTGGTTGAGGTTTTCGGCGACAACGCTCTTGAAGGAATCCACTGGCTGACAGAGCTGGGGACCGAGTGGTCCGACACGATCACGGCAGCCGTAGGGGCCACCTGGACGCGGTCCCATACCCCGCTGCAGACCTTCGGGTCCAAGGGCGCGGGATTTGTTCTTCCGCAGCTTCAGGAGGTAGAGAAACTGGGCGGCGAGATCCTTCTGGAGCATACGGCTCAGGAACTGCTCACCGAAAACGGGCGTGTCGTCGGAGTAAAAGGCGTCACTGCCGACGGCTCCGAGTTTATTTTCAAGGCTGAAAAAGGCGTGATCCTGGCAACCGGCGGTTTCAGCGCCAACGTGGAAATGCGGGAAAAATACAATACCCACTGGGCAACCCTGGACGAATCCATCCCCACCAGCAACGGTCCCCAGGCAACCGGCGACGGGATCATCATGGCAGAAGCCATCGGCGCCAACCTGGTAGGAATGGAATGGATCCAGATGCTTCCCACCACAATGAAGAGCTTTACCCCTGCCATTGACAGCACGATCCTGGTCAATAAAGAGGGCAAACGCTTCGTCAAAGAGGACGGACGCCGCGACGAGATCTCCAAGGCCACCCTGGAGCAGCCGGAAACCAAATACTGGCGGATCGTAGACGCCCATGTGACGGAAGATATGTTAAACGGAGTTGCCTATACCGGGGAAGTGATTGACGAAATGGTGGACAACAAAGGGGTATTTAAGGCTGACTCCCTGGCGGAGCTGGCAGACATGATCGGCGTCCCGGCGGATGAGCTTCAGAATACCGTCGATGAGTTTAACGGATTTGTGGAAAGCAACGGAAAGGGAGATCCCACCGGCAGAACGCTGTTTGACCAGAAGATAGACAAAGCGCCATACTATGCCCTTGTAGGGCTGACGAAGGTCCATCACACCATGGGCGGAGTGGAGATCAATGCAGACACCCAGGTCATCGATAAAGATGGAAATGTGATCGAAGGACTGTTTGCAGCCGGTGAGGTGACCGGAGGAATCCACGGTTCCAACCGGCTGGGCGGAAACGCCATCTCCGACGCGATCGTCTTTGGACGGCTTGCCGGGATCAATGTTATGAAATAA
- a CDS encoding ABC transporter permease, whose translation MRRNAMEPSTQMPSTRLQEEYIERERLHKKRVATCRVMLLVLLLAIWELCARLGIIDDFIFSSPSRVFFCFRDMVLDGSIFGHIGITLFETLISFFLVVVIGVAMAVLLWSSRSASEILEPYLVMLNSLPKSALAPILIVWLGNHVHTIVVAAVSVAVFGSILTLHNGFINMDPDKIKLIYSLGGKNKDVLTKVLLPGSLPLIISNMKVNIGLCLVGVIIGEFLAAQKGLGYLIIYGSQVFKLDMVMMSIVILCILSAALYQVIALVEKRLGSHLGN comes from the coding sequence ATGAGGAGGAACGCTATGGAACCGAGCACTCAGATGCCCTCTACCAGGCTTCAGGAGGAATATATTGAAAGAGAACGACTGCATAAGAAAAGGGTAGCGACCTGCCGCGTCATGCTGCTGGTACTGCTGCTTGCGATCTGGGAACTCTGTGCAAGACTGGGGATCATCGATGATTTCATCTTCAGCTCTCCGTCCAGAGTTTTCTTCTGTTTCCGGGATATGGTGCTGGACGGCAGTATCTTCGGGCATATCGGTATCACTTTGTTTGAGACGCTTATCAGCTTCTTTCTGGTGGTGGTGATCGGGGTAGCCATGGCTGTGCTTTTATGGTCCAGCCGCAGCGCTTCGGAGATATTAGAACCCTATCTGGTCATGTTAAACAGCCTGCCCAAGTCGGCCCTGGCCCCGATCCTGATCGTCTGGCTGGGGAACCATGTGCATACCATTGTGGTGGCGGCGGTGTCTGTGGCAGTTTTCGGATCTATACTTACGTTGCATAATGGGTTTATCAATATGGATCCGGATAAGATCAAGCTGATCTATTCGCTGGGCGGTAAAAATAAGGATGTGCTGACCAAGGTACTGCTGCCAGGATCGCTACCGCTCATTATCAGCAATATGAAGGTCAATATCGGGCTTTGCCTGGTGGGGGTCATCATTGGGGAATTTCTGGCTGCGCAGAAGGGGCTGGGGTATTTGATCATTTATGGGTCGCAGGTGTTTAAGCTGGATATGGTCATGATGAGCATCGTCATCCTGTGTATCCTGTCTGCTGCGCTGTACCAGGTGATCGCCCTGGTGGAGAAACGGTTGGGATCGCATTTAGGGAATTAA